DNA from Clarias gariepinus isolate MV-2021 ecotype Netherlands chromosome 11, CGAR_prim_01v2, whole genome shotgun sequence:
ctaaaattaatgaattacattttatatacagatacaatttttgttaattttacttgAGAAGACAACAATtggcaaaatatatatatacagcctacacatacacacagaccctttttatgctttaatttacatgcatttaaaaaaattgaacacTTTAGATATTGATTATGCAAAGTTCaataaactgcatttaaaaaaagggtttattgGTGTTTTTTGTATTGGACTGTTTGTAAAGAAGACAAACAGACACTAcattcttcttttatttattaaaaaaagtgtcTTAACAGAGACATGTTtctataaaaatacaataattcaCACTGTACAGGTTCATGTTTTCACTATTTACATTAAAGAGCTCATTCTAATGTGAATGCGAAGCGTTGCGCTAGTTGATAGTGTGTACAATGTCCTGGAGTAAGGCGTTTAGTCTGGTCGAGAAATCCTCTTGTATGGAATCTATGTTTACATGACTTGATGGCTCACCCTTACTCTGCTTTTCCTCAAGCATAGATATTTGCTGCACTAAATCAGCAATAAATTTATGATTTTGCGATGAGGAGCCCTCACAGAACTGGTCCACTTTGGAAACCATTTCGTCTTCTAAGGGGTCTAATGATGTGAGGAGTGTTGTTAATGTGACCTTCAGTGCTGCCATTTTCCCCTGTACTTCCAAACTGAATGAACAGATCTCTTGGCCCAGCCTGGCTGTCACCTCCTCCCAAAGATCCTTCCTACTGCTGTCTTTTTCCTCCTCGATTGCCTCAAAGGCCTTAGTTTTAAAGTCCTCAAAGGCAGCGGTTCTTCTCTTATGATTCTCGTCCATAGCTTGATTAATCTTCTCGATTTCCTCTTGGTATAGTAAAGGTCCAGCGGAACGAACCCTTTGGATCGTCATTGTTAAATTACTGCAGAGTTGTTGCGTGTTGGATTCAAGAGCGATCTGGAGGCCCTTGGTAAAGGGAGACAGAAGATCCTGGACATTAGTTGTGGTGTCATGGGGGTGGCTGGGGAAGGGAGAAAGCCTCTGACGGAGATCCATAAGTTCCTGTTTTAAGCGAGCTCGTAGACGGTCTGACTCCTGGCTTAGTTTGTGTCGGAGATCAGCTGCCATAGTGTTTAGGGAATCTGTAGAGTAAAGGTCACTGCTCACGACATGATTCTTCCACATTCCACTGCAACATATAAAttgatttgttgtttttatacccacttttcattttataattaataataaatatgaagcactctaaaaaaaaactcactcaaATTGCTTGGTGGCATCTTTTTTATTAATGGCTAGATTTGTACTCTCATCCTGGAGACTCCAAAATCCTTCTCGACTGGCAGAACCTTGATTGACAGGAAATGCTATATGGTAGACAAAGCACAAATGTGTGAgcttcatttttctgtttcatgacaaaaaaaaatgaaggctgTTTTATGAAGAAAGCTGAACTCTGACGATACCAAGGGATACAAACCTGTTGTGGTTCCCAGTGTCATAGCAAAAAGCACGTATagaagcatgtttttttccttcagagAAAACTTTTGTGTCCACTCTGAAATGTAGTAGAGACAAGCTAGACATCACAGAGCTTATAGACATTATAGCCTAAGTCAAAATATCATGAATGTAATGCGTTCAGCTCTTACCTTGCAGGCAGGGTCTGTAAGGTACACTTCTCAATCCGGCCTTTTAAAGTAATCTCTTATCAGAGACCTTCCTGCACATTGCCTGTGTCAACAGATACCACGTGGAGGGTCAGTATGATAGCAGAACACCACTAGAAGTGGTACTGCTCCCTGCGATTGGCTGACTCATAGCTGAAACATTCCTGTCAACTCTTCTTCAAAGTAATCCTGGTGCCGTCATACCAAGGTCGGGAATGACGCACTGCAGCTTAGGTTAGGTCAAAGCTGCTTCTGATGATTTTACTACCTGATGTGGCTTACATGCTGGTTCAGGGTGGTAAACATGTATATCTAACTAAATATAAGTTAAAGGAATGACCATAAATATGAGTGCCtggcaggttaaaaaaaaaccctgtgtaAGTTATTCTAGTATAAAAAAATAGGATTTTGCAAGGAAAATACTTTGTTCTTGGTTCCTGAGTCACAATAGTGTTAAAAGGCACAAATGcctaatgatttaaaaaaagaatttcggttatatcagtgtgaattttgtatgattttgcacaatactgtaaattcatgtgttttcagttttgtcacACTAAATAACCAGCCTGtagttgtgtttgtgtattttgtgtcaaaattatttacaagatctattgttaaaaaatcataaaaagcaAGTTCATGTTATGATTGTGTTTTGTAGTGAGTCACTCTGGCAGCACACTGAAACAAGAACAAAGTGTCATGGTTTGTGCatacaaaatctttttaattacaaaaaatgttcaagattatgaaaaaacatttaaagcaatATGAAAAACATTAACTTCCTTCTTTACCAGGTTAAGTTTCATTAATGTGAGCCACCTATTACAGAAGTCCATGACTGCTGGGGAAATtgtgtaaatgtcctttttctGGACTGGAAATTCACCAAAAAGTCcataaaacacatttagttCATTCACGTCACCCACTATTTTGACCTGCCAGTAGGCCCATGCCTCATGTTTGATTATGGAATGCAGCCATGGGTTGGTGCATTTTTGCCAATTGTGTAAAttcaaagcatttaaaaaagcatgcaaAGTTTGTTTTAGTCATCCTTGTGTGTCTGAGGAAAATACTTAGAATAAGTGAAAATTATATTTGTCTCATTTTGCAGGAACATCATTTGCAATCCATGAATGTCAAGGTTGTTTGTCAAACACTTTCTATCATTTACATTCACTCTGATATCTAATGTACAGAGAACAAAATTGTTCTATTGGTTTGTATTCTGCTCAGAAAGGTGCTGTTTGTTTCATTTGTCTTCAtataaaatttagttttatgTGTCTCTTCATGTTCAGCTGCAATTCCTAGTATATTACACCTACAAAACTTTAACACTTAATagaaaacccaaaactattttgaCATTATTTACTAAAGCATATAGTAAGTGAAGTGAGTGGAATTGCACTTGTTCTGGTTATCGATTATTTCCCGTAGGCAAACAGTTTGAACGTGCTTAATGTTTTTATCTTCTGTCCCTGTTTGCCCTTGAAGTCCTTGAAGCAAAGAGAATACACACAACCGAACGTGACACTGCATGTCAAATAGGACAAAAAGAGTGTTAGACTTTCTTGAATTTACACTGAACATTAAGTATAAACTTCtaataatgtgaaaatgaaaatcAATAACCAGCTTATTAAAATGTGTGCTTATTCGTCActtattatcactttaaatatTATGCAACATtgatttctttattgattttttttttatcagtaggaaataaaaacagaaaaagcacataAGTGCATAAGGTTGTATCATCAGGGATAACTAGTTTATAATTAATGAATAGTAGTATGCTAAAAGCAGTGTAAATAAACAGTTCCATGTTGGGTTAGATTATTTCGGAGTTCTGCTAACTCTTTCCCAGCTGTAAATGATTACTGAAAATAGTATTAACTCTAGATAAACATGTAAGAACCCATTAACCTGAAATCAAACTATATCGGGATGTTTGGATGAAGCTTTAAGCAAAAATCCTATATAGTAACAGAATCTAAtagattaataatattaataattgctTAACACTGGGTTGTGTTGGCTTTGAAAATTCAATTTTAAAACATCAGTATATTATCTGATTATATTACcaagatacagtatatttgatatatttgatatatttttaaaaagtaccaAAGAGATGATTAATTTTAAGCTCCTTCAAAACTATTACAGGGTAACAAGTCAAAAAAATTCAAttacagaatataaaataatattactttatttatttatttttttggctggaaaaaaaaaatccttaatatGAAAATGTTAAAACGCAGGAACAAAGATTAGGAATCTTTTCAGGTTAAAAGGAGGCATATTTTGTAAAGTCATAAAGTCTGTAGAAAGTTCACTCAGACCAGGAAtaacccacccacacacatatatacacacacaaacacagggtACAAGCAGATGACACAATTGCTAGGAAGACTGCCAGGTGTTTAAAAACCATCACAATCCAGCACATTCCTCTTGCACAGACATCTTCACATGCCAAATAAGAACCTTAAGAGAATTCCTGTAATAAGGTACTAAGCTATGAAGTGTAGTTATGAATTTCCCTTTATAGCTATTTCGTCCTGTAATACTGTTAATGGAATGAAAGACATGTAAAACAATCTCTTGTTAATGTAGTACTCCTTAGTGGAACACACTGTGTGTATTTCTGGCCTGAGGAGGCAAAGCTAGACTAGTTGTTTTTTGAGAAAAGGCTATTTGGTGTGTAAGCAGTTGAGAACCGGACCGTAAAGGGATAACACCGTTGTAGCTTATGTATGTGCAGCTTTAATAAAAAAGCTATTTCTGTTTGTGCCTGCTTGCATCTTTAGGGCCTCAGTCTAATCCCTGAGCctgacccccccaaaaaaaaaaaaaaaaatgttaaaacttgTCAAAGTGAACGTGGACTGTCCCATAATCAAAAtgtagtaaaaagaaaaatgaaatgagGAAATACATGATAAGATTAATGTTGCTTGATTCAAAGTCATTGATTGGCTTTGGCAAAATTTTCACAATGTTTTTTGCAGTACATAAGTTGTACAATCTCATcattttttaatggaaaaatataGCTCTTGTTCCATTCAGGCAAAATGTTCTTTTTCGTTTTGCTTCATACCCAGATCTTCTTTGTTTCTCTGGAGAAGTATGCTGCACTGCCAACATCCCCCAAAACATCATTTCAAAGGGGTCAAATGATCAAGTATTAAAAACAGTTATTGTATGGTCcaacacaatatacagtagaaacaTGTAAGGACTGTGCTAAACCTTTATTGTATTACCATAACACTACGTGTAATAATTAACCATTATTAAGAATCATAAATGGAGGTCACCTAAGCACTTAATAAAGGTAATAACTGATAGAAGAAATCACAGCACTGTTTACTAGAGACAGTAGGAGCATTTCCACATAAACAATGTGATGACAACTCACAAGACAGGACAACCAAaaaagtgttatgatctggggatgcttca
Protein-coding regions in this window:
- the zgc:162608 gene encoding uncharacterized protein zgc:162608; this translates as MLLYVLFAMTLGTTTAFPVNQGSASREGFWSLQDESTNLAINKKDATKQFDGMWKNHVVSSDLYSTDSLNTMAADLRHKLSQESDRLRARLKQELMDLRQRLSPFPSHPHDTTTNVQDLLSPFTKGLQIALESNTQQLCSNLTMTIQRVRSAGPLLYQEEIEKINQAMDENHKRRTAAFEDFKTKAFEAIEEEKDSSRKDLWEEVTARLGQEICSFSLEVQGKMAALKVTLTTLLTSLDPLEDEMVSKVDQFCEGSSSQNHKFIADLVQQISMLEEKQSKGEPSSHVNIDSIQEDFSTRLNALLQDIVHTIN